The Streptomyces sp. NBC_00775 genome includes the window AGCCCCCGCGTGCCCCGGCGGGCCGCGCCGGGTTCTACGGCCTCGGCTGGAACGTCGGCTACGACGACCAGGGCCGACTGCGCCTCAACCACTCCGGCGCCTTCGATCTCGGCGCGAACACCAATGTGACGATGCTGCCCGGCGAACAGCTCGGCATCGTCGTCCTCACCAACGGAGCACCGGTGGGGCTCGCCGACTCGATCGCGCTGAACTTCTTCGACACCGCCCAGTACGGCAAGCCCACGGCCGACTGGCTCAGCCTGGTCGACCAGGTGTACCAGCAGCAGGAACGGGCGGGCCGCTCCCCCACCGACTACGCCAAGCCCCCGCAGAACGCTGCCGCCGCCCGGCCCGACAGCGCGTACACGGGCACGTACGCCAACGACTTCTACGGCCCGCTCACCGTCACAACCGACCAGGGCGGACTCACCATGAGCCTGGGCCCGAAGCCGATGAGGTTCCGGCTCACCCACTACGACGGCGACACGTTCAGCTTCGAGACGGTCGGCGAGAACGCGACCGGACTGTCCGGCGTCACGTTCAAGGGCGGCGGGCGGGCGACCGAGGTGACCGTCGAGGCCTGGGACCAGGACGGCCTGGGCACCTTCACCCGGCCATGAGACCCTCCGGGGTTACCACTTGCCGGGCGCGTAGTCCTTCAGGAAGACGCCGTACAGGTCCTCGCCCTGCTCGCCACGCACGATCGGGTCGTACACGCGGGCCGCGCCGTCGACGAGGTCGAGGGGGGCGTGGAAGCCCTCGTCGGCCAGGCGCAGCTTGTCGTAGTGCGGGCGCTCGTCGGTGATCCAACCGGTGTCCACCGAGGTCATCAGGATGCCGTCGGTCTGGAACATCTCCTGGCCGCTGGTCCGCGTCACCATGTTCATGGCAGCCTTCGCGGCGTTCGTGTTCGGGTGCCCCGCGCCCTTGTAGCCGCGGCCGAACACGCCTTCCATCGCCGAGACGTTCACGACGTACGCGCGTCCGCTCGTCGCCTGCTTCGCGGCCGCGGCCATCAGCGACCGCAGATTGCTGATCAGGATGAACGGCGCCGTGTAGTTGCACAGCTGGGTCTCGAGGAGCTCCACCGGGGAGATCTGCTCGATGGTCTGCACCCAGGTGTTGGTGTCGACGACGTCGGGGACGAGGCCGCCCGCGTCGATGGCGGTGCCGTCGAGGTGCCGGGCGACGCTGGCGTTACCCGCGACCAGGGCGAGCTCGGCGACCTTCTGTGCGTCGAGGCCGCTGGTCCCGAGGGGCAGCGCGGCGAGGCCGTCGACCGCGCCGGAGTTGAAGGCGCCGATGACGTGGTGGGCGGGCAGCTCACCGGCCGGCAGCGGGGCGCTCTCGCCCTCGACCAGCGCGGCGTACGCGGAGGGCAGGCGGCGCACCGTCTGTGTCGCGTTGTTGATCAGGATGTCGAGCGGACCCTGCTCGGCGATCCGGTCGGCCAGGGCCACGACCTGGGCCGGGTCGCGCAGGTCGGTGCCGACGATCTCCAGACGGTGGATCCAGTCCGCCGAGTCGTCCATGGCCTTGAAACGGCGGATGGCGTCCTTGGGGAACCGCGTGGTGATCGTGGTGTGCGCACCGTCGCGCAGCAGCCGCAGCGCGATGTACATGCCGATCTTGGCGCGGCCGCCGGTGAGCAGCGCGCGCTTGCCGGTGAGGTCGGCGCGGGCGTCGCGGCGAGAGCGGTTCAGGGCGGCGCAGTCCTGGCAGAGCTGGTGGTAGAAGTAGTCGACCTCGACGTACCGCGTCTTGCAGGTGTAGCAGGAGCGCGGGCGCTGGAGTATCCCCGCGATCTGCCCCTCCTCGGTCACCGACGACGGAAGGATGCCCTCGGTCTCGTCGTCGATGCGCTGGGCGGAGCCGGTCGCCGTGGACTCCGTGACCGCCCTGTCGTGGGCGGTCTTGGCGGCCCGGCGCTCCTGGCGACGGCGCTGCTTGACCATGCGGTAGACGCCCGCGGTGGCGCGGCGCACGGCGATGGCGTCGGGGTGGTCGACGTCGATCTTCTCGAGTTCGTCGAGCACGCCGAGGCAGACCGCCAGCCGCTCCGGGTCGATGCCGGGGCCGTACGAGGCCTCCGCGACCTCTGCCGTGTCCACGGCGGGGGTCGCCTGGCTGTCCTCTGTCACCGTCATCGCCGTTGCCGTTCCTCGGGTTGTGCGCCGCGTTCGAACCGCGCTCGCTTTCGAAGGCGGAATTTTACGGACCAATCGTTCGCGGCACCAAACCCGAGATGATCAACGGCCCTCAGGAACCACAGGCGATGATCAGCGTCTCGACCTCCTCGGACAGCGCACGGGCCAGCAGATCGAGGTCCGGCACGGCCTCCGCGTCGGCGACAAGGCCGTAGTGGACGCGTCCGCGGTACGTCGAGACGGCCACCGCCAGCGCCTGCCCGCGGGCCAGCGGGGCGAACGGATAGACCTCGGCGAGCGGGCAGCCGCCGAGCTTCAGGCCGAGGCTGGGCAGCGGCACGCTGGTGACGAGGATGTCGAACAGCAGCCGGGCCGCCTGACCGACGACGGGCCCGCCGAGCCGGTGCCCGAGCGGCGGTACGTGGTCGGCGAGCAGCGCGACGGCGCCCGCTCCGCGGTGGGGCCCCGCGTCCTTGTTGCGGTCCATCGCCGTACGCACCGTACGCAGCCGTCCCAGCGGGTCCGGGTCGTCGACCGGGAGGTGTATCAGATAGCCGGAGAGCCGGTTGCCCTGGGGATGCGCGGTGCGCGGGCGGCGCCTGGAGACGGGGATCAGGGCACGGGGGGTGACCCCGGCGCTGCCGTCGCCGCGTTCGTCGAGCCAGCGGCGCAGGGCGCCCGCGACGACGGCGATCAGGACGTCGTTGACGGTGCCGCCGACGGTCTTGCGGACGCGGTGCACCTCGTCGAGGTCGAGGGCCACGCCCGCGGTACGCCGGGTGCCGGTGGGCTGCGAGGTCAGGGCGGGCGTGGACCGTACGCCCAGGGTCGCGCGGGCGACGGAGGTGCCGATGTCGAGGGCGCGGCCCACGTCGGAGAGGGTGCCGCGGACCAGGCCCGGAAGCTTGCGGACGTCCGGGAAGAGCCCCCGGGGCGGCTCGGCGGGGCGCGGGCGGGGCTCCGGCATGTCCATCGGGTCCATGATGGCGGCGGCGAGCATCAGTGCCCGCAGCCCGTCGGCGAGCGCGTGGTGGAACTTGAAGAGCACGGCGAACGACACGCCGTCCTCGCCGGGCAGCACATGCGCCTCCCACGGCGGCCGGCCGCGCTCGAGCGGGCGCTCCATCAGCCGGCCCGCGACCGTGTGGAAGTCCGCGGTCGGCGCGTGCAGCCGTACGTGGTCGAGCGGCTCGAAGTCGGGCGCGGGCTCGCGGGCCGCGCTCCCGAAGGCCAACGGGTCGAGTGGCTGCCACACGTCACGGATCCGCATACGCAGCCCGGGAACGGCGGCCGCACGGGCCGCGAGCAGGTCGGCGGCGTGCGCGCCCGCGGTGGGCGAGTGGGCCTCGAAGACGCCGAGGGCGCCCAGGTGCATGGGGTGCTGGGCGGACTCGATGTTCCAGAAGGCCAGGTCGAGTGGAGCGAGGAGATCAGGAGTCAAAGGCTTGCTCTCGCGTCGACAAACGGGTGAGAAAGCAGTCAATCGCCGACTGGCGATTACGGTCAAGTACGATCAAGCTACGCATAGTTAACAGCAGATTAAGTCCCGCCCCTCGCGGAAGGGGCGGGGCCCAAGGGTCTCAGGTGGTGCCCGAGGTGCGCGTTAACCCGTCTGCGGTCATTTCAGGGCGGGCGGCGCGGCCTCGGCGGATGTCCCCCAGTCGGACGGCTCGGGGCCGACGGTGAAGGACAGCGAGCGCAGACGTCGTAGCGCCTCGGTCGTCAGATACGTACGAGCGTACGGGGATCCGTCGGCCCGGACCGACTGGATGTACCGGTCGCCGCCCGAGGTGCCCGGCGCCGTCACGGTCAGAGCGCCGTGCGGGTAGTAGCCCCGGTCGAGCGTGAGGTCGACGCGCTCGAAGACGGGCGTCGACAGGCCCCAGGTGTCGTCACCGGGCTGCACCGGAAAGATCCCAATGGACGAGAGCACATTCCAGGCGGACATCGTGCCCAGGTCGTCGTTGCCGGTCATCCCGGTCGGCGTGTCGGTGAACAGGGTCAACGCGGCATGCACCACATCGGTCGTCTTCCACGGCTGGCCGGTCGACAGATAGGTGTACGGGGCGATGAGGTCGGGTTCGTTCTGCGGGTTGTACTTGTCCGCGTTGTAGAAGTCGTACGGGCCGTTCACCCACACCTCGCGGGCGGTCTTCGCCGGGTCCTTGAGCAGCTGCTCGTACGCGAAGAACGAGTCGAGCCGGTCGTTGGCCGTCCGCCGGCCGCCGATCAGGCCGACCATGCCCGGCAGGTCCTGCGGCACGAGCCACTGGTACTGCCAGGCCGTGCCCTCGTGGAAGCCCTCGCTCTCGGCCGGGTCCGCCGGTCCGGTGAAGGCGCCGGAGGCGTCCCGGGCGCGGAAGAATCCGGTCGAACTGTCGTAGAGGTTGCGGTAGTTCCGGGAGCGCGCCAGATAGCGTGCGGCATCCGCGTCGTGGCCCAGGTCCCGCGCCATCTCACCCAGCACGCCGTCCGACAGGGCGTACTCCAGGGTCGCGGAGGCGCCGTGGCCGAAGTCCGAGTGGCCGGGCTTCAGGTTCGGGCGGCCCTTGATGTAGGGCGCGTAACCGTGTCCGATGTACTCGGCGTTGGCATCGCGGCCCACCGCCGGGGAATCGGCGGGCGGCATCCCGTCGGCGTTCTTCTTCAGCGCGCGGTAGGCCCGGGCCTCGTACCCCTTCAGCAGGCCCTGCTGGTAGGCGTTGGTGAGGAACGGGGTGACCGGGTCGCCGGTCATGATGTTCGTCTCGACCGTGGCGTAGCCCCACTTGGGCAGCCAGCCGCTCTCCTCGTCGATCCGGATGACGGAGATCGCCATGTCCCGGGACTCGCGCGGCGCGAGCAGGGCGAGCAGCTGGCACTGGGTGCGGTAGGTGTCCCACAGTGACCAGTTCTGGTAGTACGTGAAGCCTTCCGCGCGGTGGACCTTCAGGTCCCAGCCGGTGTAGCGGCCGTCGGCGTCGCTGCCGATGTTGGGCGCGAGGAAGGACCGGTAGAGCGACGAGTAGAACGTCCGGCGCAAGGTGTCGCCGCCGCCCTGGACGCGTACGTCGTCGAGCCGGTCCTCCCACGCGCGGCGGGCCTCGTCGCGGACGGCGTCGAACGAACGGCCGCCCTCGGAGCGCAGGTTGACGGCCGCGCCGGCGGCGTCCACGTACGAGAGCGCCGTGGTCGCCTCGACGGTACGGTCCTTCGTCGTGTCGAAACGGACGAAGGCGCCGCCCCGTCCCGTGCTCACCGACTCCTTGGAGCCCTCGGTGACGGTGTCGCCGTTCCAGGTTCCCGAGGTCATGAACGGCCGGTCGAAGCGGGTGATGGTGTACACGGTGTACGGCTTGGTCGCCCGGCAGAAGCCGCTGCCCGTGATCGTCGTCCGCACGGTCCGGTCGTCGAGGATCTCGACCTTGGCGGAGACCGCCCTGTGCAGCGACTGCCCGGCGTTGAGCAGCACGTTGGCCTTGTCCGTGGCCGGGAAGGTGTAGCGCTGCACCCCGGTGCGCGCGGTGGCCGTCAGCTCGGCGACGATGCCGGTCTTCAGGCCGACCTTGTAGGAGCCGGGGCTCGCCTTCTCGGTGTCATGGCTGAACTCGGCCTGGTACTTGGCGTAGTCCGTACCGATGACGTCACCCGTCGTCGGCAGCACGGGCAGGTCGCCACCGATGGCGCAGCCGACGCCTGACAGATGGACGAGGGAGAAGCCGCGGATGTGGTTCTGGGAGTAGTCGTAGCCGGTGTAGTGGCCGGTGTCCGGCGAGAACTGCACCATCCCGAAGGGCACCGCGGCGCCGGGATAGGTGTTGCCCTCGTTCTGTGTGCCGATGAACGGGTTCACCAGATCGGTGAGTTGACCGTCGCGCGGCTCGGCGGCCTGGGCGGGGGGCGGGGCGAACAGTGCGGACGCCGTCACCAGCCCGGCCGCGCACAGGCGCAGGCGCCGGGTCCATCTCATGCGGGAGCCTCCGATGGATCGACATCGTTGTCTTCCCGCATGGTCGTGGCTGGGGCCCGGGTTCCCCGGCAAGGACATGAAAAGGGAGATAAAAGAGGCACAAAGGGCGCAGGGACAACGGCCCCGGCGACCGGGGCCGTTGTCCCTGCACGGTGGGCTACGAGACGCGCTGGCCCTTGCCCAGCGCGATCACCCCGCCCTTCGACACCGTGTAGAGGTCGGAGTCCCGCTCCGGATTGACGCCGATGGTCGCGCCCGGCGGCACCTCGACGTTCTTGTCGAGGACCGCGCCGCGCACCACCGCACCCCGGCCTATCTTGACGTTGTCGTGCAGGACCGAGCCCTGGACGACGGCTCCCGGGTCGACGACGACGCCCGGGGAGAGCACCGACCTCGTGACCTGCCCCCGTATCAGACAGCCCGCGCTGATGATGGACTCGCTGGCGATGCCACCGGCGTTGAATCTCGCCGGCGAGAGCTGCCCGGAGCTGGTGTAGACGGGCCAGCTGCGGTTGAAGAGATTGAAGGCGGGGCGTTCGGCGATCAGGTCCATGTGGGCGTCGTAGTACGCGTCGAGGGTGCCGACGTCCCGCCAGTAGCCCTGGTCGCGGGTGGTCTCGCCGGGTACGTGGTTGTCGCTGAAGTCGTACAGCTGCGCCTCGCCCCGGTCGGTGAGCATGGGAAGGATCGAACCGCCCATGTCGTGCACGGAGTGCCCGTCCTCGGCGTCCCGCTGGAGCGCTTCGACCAGGGTCTTGGTGGTGAAGATGTAGTTGCCCATCGAGGCGAAGACGCACTCGGGGTCGTCCGGCAGCCCGGGCGGATCGGCGGGCTTCTCCAGGAATCCCTGTACGGTCTGGCCGTCGGAGCCCGGGCTGATGACCCCGAAGGACGACGACTCGGCGCGCGGCACCCGTATCCCGGCGACCGTCACGCCCGCGCCGCCCTCGATGTGCTGGGCGAGCATCTGCCGCGGATCCATGCGGTAGACGTGGTCGGCGCCGAACACCGCGATGTAGTCGGGCCGTTCGTCGTGCACGAGGTTGAGGGACTGCAGGATCGCGTCCGCGCTGCCCAGATACCAGCGGGGGCCGAGCCGCTGCTGGGCCGGGACGGGAGTCACGTAGTTGCCGAGCAGGCTCGACATCCGCCAGGTCGTGGTCACATGCCGGTCCAGGGAGTGCGACTTGTACTGCGTCAGGACGCAGATGCGCAGGATGTCGGCATTGACGAGGTTGGAGAGCACGAAGTCGACGAGGCGGTACGTACCGCCGAAGGTGACCGCGGGTTTCGCGCGGTCCGCGGTGAGGGGCATCAGACGCTTGCCCTCTCCACCCGCAAGTACGATTCCCAGCACCGAAGGCCCACCGCGCCGCATACCGCCGCCCCTCTACGCCCGGTCGAGCCGCGCCCGCTGTACCGGGGCGGCCCCCTCGCTGAACTACGCCTGTCCGATGGTTACCCCGGTTTGAGGGCTTCCTCGTACAGCTGCACGGTCCGCCGGGCCACCGCGTCCCAGCCGAACTCCCGCACCGCGCGCTCCCGTCCGGCCTCGCCCATCCGCCGGGCGGTCCCCGGGTCGGCGAGCACGGAGTCGAGGGCGATCGCCAGACTCGCCTCGAAGTTGCCCTCGACGGGCACGAGGACACCCGTCACGCCGTCCTCGACCACCTCGGGAATCCCGCCGACCCGCGAGGCCACCACGGCCGTTCCGCAGGCCATCGCCTCCAGGTTGACGATGCCGAGCGGCTCGTACACCGAGGGGCAGACGAACACGGCGGCGTGGGTGAGGAGTTGGATGACGTCGGGGCGCGGCAGCATCTGCGGGATCCAGTGGACTCCCTCGCGTACGCGGCTCAGCTCCTGGAAGAGGTCGCGGAACTCCCGGTCGATCTCGGGAGTGTCGGGGGCACCCGCGCACAGCACCACCTGCACGGCCGGGTCGATGTCCCGTACCGCGCGCAGGAGGTGGGGCACGCCCTTCTGGCGGGTGATGCGGCCGACGAACAGGACGTAGGGGCGGCCGGTGTCGAGGCCGATGCGGTCGAGGACGTCCGTGCCGTGGTCCGGCTGGTACAGGGAGGTGTCGATGCCGTTGTGCACCACGCGCACCTTGGCCGGGTCCAGGGCCGGGTAGCAGCTGAGGATGTCCTCGCGCATGGCGCCGGAGACGGCGATCACGGCGTCCGCGGACTCGATGGCGGTGCGCTCGGCCCAGCTGGAGAGGGCGTAGCCGCCGCCGAGCTGCTCGGCCTTCCAGGGGCGCAGCGGCTCCAGCGAGTGGGCGGTCATGACGTGCGGGATGCCGTACAGGAGCTTGCCGAAGTGTCCGGCGAGGTTGGCGTACCAGGTGTGCGAGTGGACGAGCTCGCGGCCTTCGAGGGCGGCGGCGATGGAGAGGTCCACGGAGAAGGTGCGCAGGGCGTCGTTGGCGCCGTCGAGCGTGGGCCAGGGCCGGTGGCGTAAGACTCCGCCCGCGGCGCCCTCGCCCCAGCAGTGCACATCCAGGTCCGTGAGGCCGCGCAACTCGCGTGCGAGGAACTCGACATGGACGCCCGCACCGCCGTACACGTCCGGCGGGTACTCCCGGGTCAGCAGTCCCACGCGCACACAGAACCCCCCGTCATAGCGACTGGTGTCCCTCATGGTCACTCAGATGGGGCAGTTGGGGAAGAGCACACGGGGACCGCGGCCGTCAGGAACGGCGGGGCGCGGGCCGCGGCGGGCGGTCGAAGCAGCAGTCGCCGCACAGTCCGCCGCCGGGCAGGCGGTAGTAGAGACAGCAGCTGCGGCGGCGGAGTGTGCGGGGGTCGAGGGTGCGGGAGAGGTCGGGGTGCGTGAAGAGTGCGGAGGCGAGGCCGCGGGCCCGATCGCCCACCTCCGTACGGTTGTTGGCCCGCGCCCAGCGGTCGAGCTGGCGTACGGCGCCGGCCAGGGCGGAGCCCGCGTTGCCCCACAAAAGGCCTGGTGAGACGCGGTACCGGGAGTGCAGAGCCGCCGCCAGCGGGACGAGGTGACCGGCTCGTACGACCTCGTCGGCGGCCGTGACGGGCAGGGCGCGCACCTCGGACAGCCACAGATCGTCCGGAGTGCTGCCGTCCGGATCCCAGTGGAGCAGTTTCGGATCGAGGTCGGGCAGCCGGCCGTACAGTGCGGCGGCGCCGACCGCGATCGACCACAGCCGGGCCGCGAGGGCCTGGTGCGCGATCGAGGCCGCGATCCGCGATTCCGGCGCATGAATACTCTGCGTGACCTTGCGCACACGAAAAGTTAGCGGATCCGCGTAAACATCATCGCGGGCGTCAACCTGTGGCGAACCGTACGCCTGCGCGAGGGTCGGCAGCGGGCCGCGCGGCGGTACGCCGGTGCGTAGTACGAAGAATCCGCCGAGCGCGTCGAGCGCCGCGAGTTCGGGGTCGAGGTCCACGAAGAGCAGTAGTACCAAGCCCCCTAGGGGATTCCACCAGCGGGTCGGAGCTCCGTGTAACCCACCCTGGGGAGGACAGTGGGCGATTCGTACTCCATCGGCAGTAGGACCCAATGCCTGCTCAGGTACGACGACGAGAACTAAATCGCGGGGCAGAGTTGTTTGCATGGAAGCCGACCGTTCGCCGCGCCGGGCCGATGGCCCGCGCCGTACGCAGAGGAGGGACTCATGAGCGCCCTCGCTTTGTCCGTGTTGCTCTCGTTCGTTTCCGCCGTGGCGTACGCGGGCGGAGCGATCGTTCAGGAGCAGGTCGCCCTGACCTCCCCCGGCCAGGCCTACGCACCGCTGCGCAGGCCGGGCTGGTGGGCAGCCGTGGGGTTGACCGGGCTCGGCGGGTCGCTGCACGTGGTGGCCCTCGCCTACGGCCCGCTGAGCCTCGTACAGCCGCTCGGCGCGCTGACCATAGTCTTCGCCCTTCCCATGGCGGCCCTGTTCGTCGGCCGCAAGGCCGGGGCGACCGCCTGGCGCGGCGCGATCATGGCCACGGTGGGCCTCGCGGGCCTGCTGTCGCTGGTCGGCGCCTCCGACGCGCAGTCCCTGAGCGACGCCCAGCGGGTGGCGCTGGCCGTGGTGGCCGGCGGCTCGGTGGCGGCCCTGATGGTGGCGGGCCGCGCCGCGCACCGGCACCCGGCCGTGCGCAGTGTGCTCCTCGCGGTCGCGGCGGGCATCGCCTTCAGCATGTCCTCGGTGTTCACGAAGACGGTCGCGGTGGACTGGTCGCAGCAGGTCTCGCTCTCCGACCTGTCCAGCCTCGCCGTGATCGCTGTCTTCGCGACGGCCGGCATGCTGCTCTCGCAGGCCTCCTACCGGGGCGCCGGTCTGGCGGCGCCGCTGGCCACGCTGACGGTCGTGAACCCCGTCGTGGCGGCCGCCGTAGGCATCACGATGTTCGGCGAAACCTTCCGCTACGGCACGACCGGCACCGTTCTCGCACTGGGCTGCGGAGTCGTCGCGGCGGGCGGTCTGATCCTGCTGACGACGGAGCGGATCAGCGGCACGCGGCCGGCGACCGCACCCGCCGCGCTCGCGGTCGAGTCGGACCCCGACGATCTCGTCGGCGAACCGGCTCCTGTCGCCGTCGCATCGGCTCCGGTGGCCGAAGCGGCCGGTCCGGGCCCGCTGCCCGGCACGGTCGAGTCGGACCTGGCCGCGCTCACGGCCGCCGAGGCGGAGCTGCTCGCGGGGCTCCCCGGGCAGCCCGTCGGCAACGACATCTTCGTACCGGCTCCGACGAGGGTGCCGGCGGTGGAGGGCGCGTCGCGGGACACGGTGGCGGAGGACGAGCTGCCGTACTACACCGCCCTGTACGGCGGGCCCTATCTACCGGTGCCGTTCGTCAGCCACCACCGCACGCGCGTCAAATCCTGACCCCGCCCGCCCTCAGGTAGGCCACCGGGTCGATGTCGGTTCCGAAGCCGGGCCCCGTCCGCACCTCGAAGTGCAGATGGGGCCCTGTGCTGTTGCCCGTGGACCCCGAGCGGCCGATGCGCTGGCCGCCCACCACGCTCTGCCCGGCCTTCACGGAGATCGCGGACAGATGGCCGTACTGCGTGTAGCGGCCGTCGGCGTGCCGGATCACCACCTGGTAGCCGAAGGAGCCGCCCCAGCCCGCGCTCACGACATGACCGGCCGCGACCGCCTTCACGGACGTGCCGGTGGGCACCGGGAAGTCGACACCCGTGTGGTAGCCCTTCGACCAGGACGAACCGGCGGCACGGTAGGGCGTGCCGGTCGCGGCGTTCACGGGGGCGACGAAGGACGGGGCCTTCTTGGTCTTCTCCGAGGAGGTCTTGTCGGCCGAGGACTTCTTCGTCGACGTCGGCGCACTCTGGGTGTGCACGGGCGCCTGGGCCTTGCCGCGCAGGTTCAGCCGCTGCCCCGGCAGGATCAGGTCCGGGTCGGAGCCCACGGTCGTGCGGTTCGCGGCGTACAAGCGCTCCCAGCCGCCCTGGACGTGCCGGGAGTCGGCGATGCCGGAGAGCGTGTCGCCGTGGACGACGGTGTACATCTCGGCGGTGCCCGCCTGCGACTGGGGCGTGGTCTGCGGCTTCACGTCCCGTACGGAGCGCTGTGTCGTCTGGGGCGAGGTGCCGGACGGGCTGATGTCGGGGGTGTCGCCGCCTCTGGTCAGTCCGGCACGCACCGAGCACACCGGCCAGGCGCCGGGCCCCTGGCCCTTCAGCACCTTCTCGGCGATGGCGATCTGCTGGTCCTTGGTGGCCTGATTCGCGTGCTGGGCGTAGACCTTGCCGCCGTACGCCTCCCAGGTGGACTGGGTGAACTGCAGCCCGCCGTAGTAGCCATTGCCCGTGTTGATGCTCCAGTTGCCGCTGGACTCACAGGCGGCGACCTTGTTCCAGGTGCCGACATCGGCCGCGTGGGCGACACCGGCGCTGACGAGCGGGAGCGCGATGCCCGCGCCGCCCGCCGTGACGGTGAGCGAGGCGCGGTTGATCCTGTTGGGCTGGTACCGGCGGTGCCGACCGCGTACGGCCATGAGCGAGCCCCCCTCGACATGCGTCAGGAGCGGCAAAAGTAAGCGCTGCGAACAGGCCATGACAAGAGAGCAATCGGTCATGCTGTGCCCCTCCCGTGACCTACGAGGCGGCCGCCTCCCGCTGCCGTCGCGTCACCTCGTCACGGATCCCCTCCGCGTCCTCGACCGTGCTGTGGTACGTCAGTCGGGGCTCGTCCCCGTGCGCCACGGTGACCGTGATGGCGCGTTCGGCGAGGAGCGTGGCGGGCAGGACCGCGCGGGACAGGGCGCGGGAGAGCACCCCTCTCAGCTGTGCCTCGGGGGCGTCGCCGCGGGCGGTGAGGCGGATGGCCAGGTTGTGGAAGCTGCTGGAGATCTCGCGGT containing:
- a CDS encoding (2Fe-2S)-binding protein, with the translated sequence MVLLLFVDLDPELAALDALGGFFVLRTGVPPRGPLPTLAQAYGSPQVDARDDVYADPLTFRVRKVTQSIHAPESRIAASIAHQALAARLWSIAVGAAALYGRLPDLDPKLLHWDPDGSTPDDLWLSEVRALPVTAADEVVRAGHLVPLAAALHSRYRVSPGLLWGNAGSALAGAVRQLDRWARANNRTEVGDRARGLASALFTHPDLSRTLDPRTLRRRSCCLYYRLPGGGLCGDCCFDRPPRPAPRRS
- the glgA gene encoding glycogen synthase, producing the protein MRVGLLTREYPPDVYGGAGVHVEFLARELRGLTDLDVHCWGEGAAGGVLRHRPWPTLDGANDALRTFSVDLSIAAALEGRELVHSHTWYANLAGHFGKLLYGIPHVMTAHSLEPLRPWKAEQLGGGYALSSWAERTAIESADAVIAVSGAMREDILSCYPALDPAKVRVVHNGIDTSLYQPDHGTDVLDRIGLDTGRPYVLFVGRITRQKGVPHLLRAVRDIDPAVQVVLCAGAPDTPEIDREFRDLFQELSRVREGVHWIPQMLPRPDVIQLLTHAAVFVCPSVYEPLGIVNLEAMACGTAVVASRVGGIPEVVEDGVTGVLVPVEGNFEASLAIALDSVLADPGTARRMGEAGRERAVREFGWDAVARRTVQLYEEALKPG
- a CDS encoding GH92 family glycosyl hydrolase, with amino-acid sequence MRWTRRLRLCAAGLVTASALFAPPPAQAAEPRDGQLTDLVNPFIGTQNEGNTYPGAAVPFGMVQFSPDTGHYTGYDYSQNHIRGFSLVHLSGVGCAIGGDLPVLPTTGDVIGTDYAKYQAEFSHDTEKASPGSYKVGLKTGIVAELTATARTGVQRYTFPATDKANVLLNAGQSLHRAVSAKVEILDDRTVRTTITGSGFCRATKPYTVYTITRFDRPFMTSGTWNGDTVTEGSKESVSTGRGGAFVRFDTTKDRTVEATTALSYVDAAGAAVNLRSEGGRSFDAVRDEARRAWEDRLDDVRVQGGGDTLRRTFYSSLYRSFLAPNIGSDADGRYTGWDLKVHRAEGFTYYQNWSLWDTYRTQCQLLALLAPRESRDMAISVIRIDEESGWLPKWGYATVETNIMTGDPVTPFLTNAYQQGLLKGYEARAYRALKKNADGMPPADSPAVGRDANAEYIGHGYAPYIKGRPNLKPGHSDFGHGASATLEYALSDGVLGEMARDLGHDADAARYLARSRNYRNLYDSSTGFFRARDASGAFTGPADPAESEGFHEGTAWQYQWLVPQDLPGMVGLIGGRRTANDRLDSFFAYEQLLKDPAKTAREVWVNGPYDFYNADKYNPQNEPDLIAPYTYLSTGQPWKTTDVVHAALTLFTDTPTGMTGNDDLGTMSAWNVLSSIGIFPVQPGDDTWGLSTPVFERVDLTLDRGYYPHGALTVTAPGTSGGDRYIQSVRADGSPYARTYLTTEALRRLRSLSFTVGPEPSDWGTSAEAAPPALK
- a CDS encoding wax ester/triacylglycerol synthase family O-acyltransferase, which translates into the protein MTPDLLAPLDLAFWNIESAQHPMHLGALGVFEAHSPTAGAHAADLLAARAAAVPGLRMRIRDVWQPLDPLAFGSAAREPAPDFEPLDHVRLHAPTADFHTVAGRLMERPLERGRPPWEAHVLPGEDGVSFAVLFKFHHALADGLRALMLAAAIMDPMDMPEPRPRPAEPPRGLFPDVRKLPGLVRGTLSDVGRALDIGTSVARATLGVRSTPALTSQPTGTRRTAGVALDLDEVHRVRKTVGGTVNDVLIAVVAGALRRWLDERGDGSAGVTPRALIPVSRRRPRTAHPQGNRLSGYLIHLPVDDPDPLGRLRTVRTAMDRNKDAGPHRGAGAVALLADHVPPLGHRLGGPVVGQAARLLFDILVTSVPLPSLGLKLGGCPLAEVYPFAPLARGQALAVAVSTYRGRVHYGLVADAEAVPDLDLLARALSEEVETLIIACGS
- the glgC gene encoding glucose-1-phosphate adenylyltransferase, which produces MRRGGPSVLGIVLAGGEGKRLMPLTADRAKPAVTFGGTYRLVDFVLSNLVNADILRICVLTQYKSHSLDRHVTTTWRMSSLLGNYVTPVPAQQRLGPRWYLGSADAILQSLNLVHDERPDYIAVFGADHVYRMDPRQMLAQHIEGGAGVTVAGIRVPRAESSSFGVISPGSDGQTVQGFLEKPADPPGLPDDPECVFASMGNYIFTTKTLVEALQRDAEDGHSVHDMGGSILPMLTDRGEAQLYDFSDNHVPGETTRDQGYWRDVGTLDAYYDAHMDLIAERPAFNLFNRSWPVYTSSGQLSPARFNAGGIASESIISAGCLIRGQVTRSVLSPGVVVDPGAVVQGSVLHDNVKIGRGAVVRGAVLDKNVEVPPGATIGVNPERDSDLYTVSKGGVIALGKGQRVS
- a CDS encoding SDR family NAD(P)-dependent oxidoreductase, whose amino-acid sequence is MTVTEDSQATPAVDTAEVAEASYGPGIDPERLAVCLGVLDELEKIDVDHPDAIAVRRATAGVYRMVKQRRRQERRAAKTAHDRAVTESTATGSAQRIDDETEGILPSSVTEEGQIAGILQRPRSCYTCKTRYVEVDYFYHQLCQDCAALNRSRRDARADLTGKRALLTGGRAKIGMYIALRLLRDGAHTTITTRFPKDAIRRFKAMDDSADWIHRLEIVGTDLRDPAQVVALADRIAEQGPLDILINNATQTVRRLPSAYAALVEGESAPLPAGELPAHHVIGAFNSGAVDGLAALPLGTSGLDAQKVAELALVAGNASVARHLDGTAIDAGGLVPDVVDTNTWVQTIEQISPVELLETQLCNYTAPFILISNLRSLMAAAAKQATSGRAYVVNVSAMEGVFGRGYKGAGHPNTNAAKAAMNMVTRTSGQEMFQTDGILMTSVDTGWITDERPHYDKLRLADEGFHAPLDLVDGAARVYDPIVRGEQGEDLYGVFLKDYAPGKW
- a CDS encoding DMT family transporter, giving the protein MSALALSVLLSFVSAVAYAGGAIVQEQVALTSPGQAYAPLRRPGWWAAVGLTGLGGSLHVVALAYGPLSLVQPLGALTIVFALPMAALFVGRKAGATAWRGAIMATVGLAGLLSLVGASDAQSLSDAQRVALAVVAGGSVAALMVAGRAAHRHPAVRSVLLAVAAGIAFSMSSVFTKTVAVDWSQQVSLSDLSSLAVIAVFATAGMLLSQASYRGAGLAAPLATLTVVNPVVAAAVGITMFGETFRYGTTGTVLALGCGVVAAGGLILLTTERISGTRPATAPAALAVESDPDDLVGEPAPVAVASAPVAEAAGPGPLPGTVESDLAALTAAEAELLAGLPGQPVGNDIFVPAPTRVPAVEGASRDTVAEDELPYYTALYGGPYLPVPFVSHHRTRVKS